One part of the Paenibacillus silvisoli genome encodes these proteins:
- a CDS encoding DUF3376 domain-containing protein has translation MSVTKEIRLAIVLYGGVSLSVYMNGFVQELLMAMRARRGDQCDAINNPYADLLKEMNAEIAIDIIAGNSAGGINGVLLAKALATGADLDVEEIKNLWREAADLQTLLDFQGKKPDTLLNGEFMLGKLKRCFRIMDEQTGGDTPNEIASNRRDQVSILDLFVSASDIKGRRWLVKDDKGNEIKEYTHDVMFQKKYRKKYGPNEERGYDQNDFSPDQNDALSRISRATSAIPTVFPEVSFTNAEVYGGKTNVDNRDAIYLHDGLLSDNKPFAPVLNTLFHRSADRKVDRWLLFIDPVPTDTFADQYEKVPTIMEAATSLVSIPRYQSIYKHLKAIEDRRAQVEAVIQAFDGIDLADGTADAEQLPSFLPYCSLRKSQWKKSLADNLQTYMHRYSTDGKLIPSDHLAMKTIKSFEVDQITNGDLRTLIADNRLADVAFCVRFVHSHIQKINRTLQEMPDDDSRLPMLLKDKNRMWEIVEELRQLEWTWWNDFKDKPYHPRLAEAIKRFYLQPTSADAATIVDYMHQSLNGYLDRLQKDSYVVSKIGDLKKAMRGFLSLDIFLFPLSIGQEGELSRIELLRISASDTKTIVTNGDDKLVGKDLGAFAAFLNRKWRVNDMMWGRMDTADILIERLFQSYKTHAMDSEDWKARVLIARAERLLAIAEEELPLVDEALYAKFRELELCGKPPEEQIKLLKQFFEKEYKVGSESWKDLRFAVKAKIIVASVDNYLIALSRYARNRNKGIFIRATIGTLRIVTAVVKGAARLL, from the coding sequence ATGAGCGTAACCAAGGAAATCCGTTTGGCCATTGTTCTGTACGGAGGCGTATCGCTTTCCGTATACATGAACGGATTCGTGCAAGAGCTGCTAATGGCCATGCGAGCGAGGAGAGGCGATCAATGCGACGCGATAAACAATCCCTATGCCGATTTGCTGAAAGAAATGAACGCGGAAATCGCCATCGACATTATTGCGGGCAATTCCGCAGGAGGCATTAATGGCGTGCTTCTTGCCAAGGCGTTGGCAACGGGAGCCGATCTGGACGTCGAGGAAATCAAAAATTTGTGGAGAGAAGCGGCAGACCTTCAAACCTTGCTCGATTTTCAAGGAAAAAAGCCGGATACGCTGTTAAATGGCGAGTTCATGCTCGGCAAGCTAAAAAGATGCTTCCGCATCATGGACGAGCAAACGGGTGGAGATACCCCTAACGAAATCGCATCGAATCGGCGCGATCAAGTAAGCATTCTCGACCTGTTCGTCTCGGCGAGCGACATCAAAGGGCGGAGGTGGCTCGTCAAGGACGACAAAGGCAACGAGATCAAAGAGTACACGCACGACGTCATGTTTCAAAAGAAATACCGGAAGAAGTACGGACCGAACGAGGAAAGAGGATATGATCAAAACGATTTCTCCCCTGATCAAAACGATGCCCTTTCGCGAATATCGAGAGCGACTTCGGCGATTCCGACCGTATTTCCGGAAGTTTCGTTCACGAACGCGGAGGTGTATGGCGGCAAAACCAATGTCGACAATAGGGATGCAATCTATCTTCATGACGGGCTGCTGTCCGACAATAAGCCGTTTGCTCCGGTGCTGAACACGCTATTCCATCGTTCTGCCGATCGCAAAGTGGACCGTTGGCTGTTATTTATCGATCCGGTCCCCACGGATACGTTCGCCGATCAGTACGAGAAGGTTCCGACCATAATGGAAGCGGCGACCAGCCTCGTCTCCATTCCGCGGTATCAATCTATTTACAAGCATTTGAAGGCGATTGAAGACCGCCGGGCGCAAGTGGAAGCCGTCATACAAGCGTTCGATGGGATTGATTTGGCTGACGGTACGGCGGATGCCGAACAGCTGCCCTCGTTTTTGCCGTATTGCAGCTTGCGGAAGTCGCAATGGAAAAAGTCTCTGGCGGACAACCTCCAAACGTACATGCATCGCTATTCCACCGACGGCAAACTGATTCCATCTGATCACCTTGCCATGAAGACCATCAAGTCGTTCGAGGTCGATCAAATAACGAACGGTGATCTTCGCACCCTGATTGCCGACAACCGGCTCGCAGATGTCGCGTTTTGCGTTCGCTTTGTCCATTCGCATATTCAAAAAATCAATCGAACGCTGCAAGAAATGCCGGATGATGATAGCCGACTTCCAATGCTTCTTAAGGACAAGAATCGAATGTGGGAGATCGTGGAAGAGCTGCGCCAGCTGGAGTGGACGTGGTGGAATGACTTCAAGGACAAGCCGTATCATCCACGGCTCGCGGAAGCGATCAAACGTTTCTATCTTCAGCCTACATCCGCGGATGCTGCCACTATCGTCGATTACATGCACCAATCCTTGAACGGGTATTTGGATCGGCTGCAGAAGGATAGCTACGTCGTTTCCAAGATCGGCGATCTAAAAAAAGCGATGCGCGGATTTCTCTCCTTGGATATCTTTTTGTTCCCGCTGAGCATCGGCCAAGAAGGCGAGCTGAGCCGAATTGAGCTTTTGCGTATTAGCGCTTCGGATACGAAGACGATCGTAACGAACGGCGACGACAAGCTGGTCGGCAAAGATTTAGGCGCATTTGCCGCTTTTTTGAACAGGAAGTGGCGGGTAAACGATATGATGTGGGGACGAATGGATACGGCGGATATTTTAATCGAGCGGCTGTTTCAATCGTACAAGACTCACGCAATGGATTCAGAGGATTGGAAAGCGCGTGTCTTGATAGCGCGGGCGGAACGCCTTCTCGCGATCGCCGAAGAAGAATTGCCGTTGGTGGACGAGGCATTATACGCGAAGTTCCGCGAACTTGAGCTTTGCGGGAAGCCTCCAGAAGAACAAATCAAGCTGCTCAAGCAATTTTTCGAAAAGGAATATAAGGTCGGAAGCGAGTCCTGGAAAGATTTGCGTTTCGCGGTAAAAGCGAAAATCATCGTGGCGAGCGTAGACAACTACTTGATCGCCTTGAGCCGGTACGCGCGCAATCGCAATAAAGGAATATTCATACGGGCGACTATCGGAACGCTGCGTATCGTTACGGCCGTTGTTAAGGGAGCGGCACGGCTTCTATAA
- a CDS encoding ATP-binding protein, producing MDRKPLKQSHLWIGLYGGLVSVILVILSVKQQGYSYDIRYAPVILVYAYLGPVAGFITGFFALLTRLFASGNWAPAIIGWAIIMIVFTVMHEWIVKRMAPFKRSAALMGTYLVLYVFILFTFRILVDKPFFHLQYMLFVLLGVTIGSLLIESHERLRRIIRERNYMEKTLEASESKYRLIANHTSDLILLIDKDYSGSYFSPSHEFVLGYRTYELEGKALCTILHPDDEGKFRSLIEKLFDHKETSASVEIRFKHKEGQWIAFESLCRPVKTESKGIEHIVMISRDISERKKAEEILLQSEKLSIIGELAAGVAHEIRNPLTTIKGFLQIYNKENQAVKHGDLLLDELERIETITSELLSMAKPQAVQLTRTDVQELIAYTVEFLTPQTNMNNIEFKCSFEEETAFPVICEKNQLKQVFLNILKNAIEAMPKGGVIFIRLRKEAEGQCLITVQDQGCGIPDELIHRLGQPFYSLKEKGTGLGLMICHKIIKQHHGTITYASKVNEGTLIEIRLPLE from the coding sequence ATGGATCGTAAACCGCTTAAACAATCGCACCTTTGGATCGGTCTCTATGGAGGTCTCGTTTCCGTTATCCTCGTCATTCTGTCGGTTAAGCAGCAAGGCTATTCGTACGACATCCGATATGCGCCTGTCATTCTCGTATACGCTTACCTGGGGCCGGTAGCCGGTTTTATTACCGGTTTCTTTGCCTTATTAACGAGGCTGTTTGCGAGCGGAAATTGGGCGCCTGCGATCATCGGTTGGGCCATCATCATGATTGTTTTCACCGTCATGCATGAATGGATCGTAAAACGGATGGCTCCGTTTAAACGAAGCGCGGCTTTAATGGGCACCTATCTGGTGCTTTATGTTTTTATCCTATTTACGTTCCGTATTCTAGTCGATAAACCGTTCTTTCATCTGCAATATATGCTGTTTGTCCTGCTAGGCGTCACCATAGGCAGCTTGCTTATTGAATCCCATGAGCGGCTAAGACGAATCATTAGGGAACGCAATTACATGGAGAAGACTTTGGAAGCCAGCGAATCCAAGTATCGGCTGATCGCGAACCATACATCGGACCTTATCTTGTTGATCGATAAAGATTATTCCGGCAGCTATTTTTCCCCGTCCCATGAGTTCGTCTTGGGTTATCGAACTTATGAATTGGAAGGAAAAGCGCTTTGTACGATCCTCCATCCGGACGATGAAGGCAAATTTCGAAGCTTGATCGAGAAGCTGTTTGATCATAAAGAAACGAGCGCCTCCGTGGAAATTCGATTCAAGCACAAAGAAGGGCAATGGATCGCGTTCGAATCGCTGTGCAGGCCGGTTAAGACGGAGAGCAAAGGGATTGAACATATCGTCATGATCAGCCGGGACATTTCCGAGCGCAAGAAGGCGGAAGAAATTCTGCTCCAATCGGAGAAGCTCTCCATTATCGGCGAGCTGGCGGCCGGAGTGGCGCATGAAATACGAAATCCCCTTACGACCATTAAAGGCTTTTTACAGATTTACAATAAAGAGAATCAAGCGGTCAAGCACGGCGATCTGCTCCTGGATGAGCTGGAACGCATCGAAACGATTACTAGCGAGCTGCTTTCGATGGCCAAGCCTCAGGCGGTTCAGCTTACCCGTACGGACGTGCAAGAACTCATTGCGTATACGGTGGAGTTCCTGACTCCCCAGACCAATATGAACAATATCGAGTTCAAGTGCAGCTTTGAAGAGGAAACAGCCTTCCCGGTTATTTGCGAAAAAAATCAGTTAAAGCAAGTCTTTCTCAATATTTTAAAGAACGCCATCGAGGCTATGCCGAAAGGCGGCGTCATATTCATCCGTCTGCGGAAAGAAGCCGAAGGGCAGTGCCTGATTACCGTTCAAGATCAAGGCTGCGGGATTCCGGATGAACTGATTCACCGTCTGGGCCAGCCCTTCTATAGCTTGAAAGAGAAGGGTACCGGTCTTGGGCTCATGATCTGTCATAAGATCATTAAACAGCATCACGGCACGATTACGTATGCAAGCAAAGTGAATGAAGGCACGTTGATCGAGATCAGACTGCCGCTGGAATAG
- a CDS encoding C40 family peptidase — protein sequence MSAKLNLRKIVAVGLFTAIGFGALSIGQAPLLPKASAATVYETKVTSGVNMRASASTSGRVIRLVPTGESVHVISKVNSYWLKVSDSRGNTGYISANDKYTTYDNSSTSAPSSSGSSSSSKADSVINIAKSYMGRVHYDFGTRNPSKLIFDCSSFTEFVFAKVGVDLKWGTKSQKYQGSYTSKSNLRKGDLVFFDTIGSNNKAINHVGIYMGSGQFIHNTPSKDGLAINSLTSGFWSTHYVTARRVL from the coding sequence ATGTCCGCAAAACTTAATCTACGCAAAATAGTGGCCGTCGGCTTATTCACGGCTATTGGGTTCGGTGCATTAAGCATCGGACAAGCTCCGCTTCTGCCTAAAGCGTCCGCTGCGACTGTCTATGAAACAAAAGTTACATCCGGAGTGAACATGCGCGCATCCGCGAGCACGAGCGGCCGCGTCATTCGACTGGTTCCGACCGGCGAATCGGTTCACGTCATCTCCAAGGTCAATAGCTATTGGCTCAAAGTGTCCGATAGCCGAGGAAATACCGGCTACATATCCGCAAACGATAAATACACCACGTATGACAATTCGAGCACATCGGCTCCATCCAGCTCCGGCAGCTCGAGCAGCTCGAAAGCCGATAGCGTCATCAACATCGCGAAAAGCTACATGGGCCGCGTCCATTACGATTTCGGAACGCGCAACCCGTCGAAGCTGATTTTCGATTGCTCGTCGTTTACGGAATTCGTATTCGCTAAAGTAGGCGTCGATCTGAAATGGGGCACGAAATCCCAGAAGTACCAAGGCTCTTACACAAGCAAGAGCAACCTGCGTAAAGGCGATCTCGTCTTCTTCGATACGATCGGAAGCAACAACAAAGCGATCAATCATGTCGGGATTTACATGGGCAGCGGTCAATTCATTCACAATACGCCGTCCAAGGACGGGCTTGCGATTAATTCGCTGACGTCCGGTTTCTGGTCCACGCATTACGTAACGGCTAGACGTGTACTCTAG
- a CDS encoding MFS transporter translates to MQSDAGATLHQPPFTKFWISRTLSSSSFQMLSVAIGWQMYALTHDAFSLGLVGLAQFLPMVLLTLVVGQVADRFDRRLIVFLCQLIEGAIAILLLAGSINGWLGRTEILVAAAVIGACRAFEGPSSSSLLPMLVPKELLPKAIAWTTSAGQTSMILGPTIGGLLYAAGPELVYTTSAVALFASCILTFFIRVERVARKSEPVTLSSLFSGLVFVRRHPVILGTISLDLFAVLLGGATALLPIFAQDILHTGPVGLGVMRTAPAIGALLMSLALAYYPMKRALGPTLFGALAVFGLATMLFAVSTQLWISLTALLLIGASDVISVVIRSSLVQLQTPDEMRGRVNAVNSLFIGTSNQLGEFESGTLAGLVGPVQAAFIGGLGTIAVAGLWMFLFPSLRRLKSLTES, encoded by the coding sequence ATGCAGTCAGATGCCGGAGCGACGCTCCATCAACCGCCTTTCACGAAGTTTTGGATTTCTCGCACGCTATCGTCCTCATCCTTCCAAATGCTCTCCGTCGCCATCGGCTGGCAAATGTATGCGTTGACGCATGATGCCTTCAGCCTCGGCCTTGTCGGTCTTGCGCAGTTTTTGCCCATGGTGCTGCTGACGCTCGTTGTCGGCCAGGTTGCGGACCGGTTCGATCGCCGGCTGATCGTGTTTCTCTGCCAGCTCATTGAAGGCGCCATCGCGATCCTCCTGCTGGCAGGCAGCATCAACGGCTGGCTCGGGCGGACCGAAATTTTAGTGGCAGCGGCCGTCATCGGAGCTTGCCGCGCCTTCGAGGGGCCTTCGTCCTCTTCGCTTCTCCCCATGCTGGTGCCAAAGGAATTGCTGCCGAAGGCGATTGCCTGGACGACGTCAGCCGGACAGACCTCCATGATTCTAGGACCTACCATCGGGGGACTGCTATATGCCGCTGGACCAGAGCTAGTATATACGACTTCCGCAGTGGCCTTATTCGCATCTTGTATATTAACCTTTTTCATTCGAGTGGAGCGGGTCGCCCGCAAATCCGAGCCGGTGACGCTCAGTTCGCTGTTCTCCGGTCTGGTCTTCGTCCGGCGCCATCCGGTCATATTAGGCACGATCTCACTCGACCTGTTCGCGGTCCTGCTCGGCGGAGCAACGGCGCTGCTGCCGATCTTTGCGCAAGATATTTTACATACAGGACCTGTAGGATTAGGCGTGATGCGTACGGCTCCGGCCATCGGTGCGCTGCTTATGTCGCTCGCGCTGGCCTATTACCCGATGAAACGGGCGCTTGGTCCGACACTATTCGGAGCGCTGGCGGTATTCGGCTTAGCGACGATGTTGTTCGCCGTTTCCACGCAGCTATGGATCTCGCTTACCGCGCTGCTGCTAATCGGGGCATCGGATGTAATCAGCGTCGTGATCCGCTCCTCGCTCGTCCAGCTGCAGACTCCGGATGAAATGCGAGGCCGCGTCAATGCGGTGAACTCGTTGTTCATCGGCACGTCCAACCAGCTCGGCGAATTCGAGTCGGGTACCTTGGCCGGCCTGGTAGGCCCGGTCCAGGCTGCCTTTATCGGCGGCCTTGGTACGATAGCCGTAGCCGGACTGTGGATGTTCTTGTTCCCGTCGCTCAGACGGTTGAAATCGTTAACCGAGAGCTGA
- a CDS encoding VanZ family protein has product MLTFYLFPISYAFLSFPVAALVFTLPFLLVQYRRHGYINKYRALLLYLFLLYIMNAVYLILLPLPPSVHNEPPSAASYAQWVPFHFVVDILRETGVAWEQPSTYLRLVKERAVLQVAFNVLLTVPFGMFLRYYFRTGWLKCLLLTFGLSLFFEITQVTGIYGIYDYPYRLFDVDDAMTNTIGGMLGFLAADWLSSRLPRIDKLDEYVDLAAKRVSYTRRGLALLLDWFVVNPVIAVLAVLHVPVPYVIAIAAYFIVLPYVSNGQTLGKWFVRIRVRGTGSRLQLRELLIRYGLLYGVVGGVNALMISIGARGGGGSIAILPLLLVVFAINAVFGIHLVMCLFNRKRKLFYERHSATGHIITQKPVKAASGKNAEK; this is encoded by the coding sequence ATGCTGACGTTTTACTTATTTCCGATCTCGTATGCGTTTCTGAGTTTTCCGGTCGCGGCTTTGGTATTTACGCTTCCGTTCCTGCTCGTGCAATACCGGAGGCATGGGTACATCAACAAGTACCGGGCGCTGCTGCTCTATTTATTTCTGCTGTACATCATGAACGCGGTGTACCTGATTCTGCTGCCGCTCCCGCCGAGCGTCCACAACGAGCCTCCGTCGGCTGCTTCATATGCACAGTGGGTTCCGTTTCATTTTGTCGTCGACATCCTGAGGGAGACCGGCGTCGCCTGGGAGCAGCCTTCGACGTACCTCCGTCTGGTGAAAGAGAGGGCGGTGCTGCAGGTCGCCTTTAACGTGCTTCTGACCGTGCCTTTCGGCATGTTCCTGCGCTATTATTTCCGAACCGGCTGGCTGAAGTGTCTGCTGTTGACCTTCGGGCTCTCGCTCTTCTTTGAAATAACGCAGGTGACCGGTATATACGGCATCTACGACTATCCGTACCGGCTGTTCGACGTCGATGACGCGATGACGAACACAATCGGCGGAATGCTGGGCTTTCTAGCCGCCGACTGGCTCTCGTCGCGATTGCCGCGCATCGACAAGCTTGACGAATACGTCGATTTGGCGGCAAAACGAGTATCCTACACCCGCCGCGGGCTGGCGCTCTTGCTGGATTGGTTCGTGGTGAACCCGGTCATTGCGGTGCTTGCGGTCTTGCATGTTCCGGTGCCGTACGTCATCGCAATCGCGGCCTACTTCATCGTCCTGCCTTATGTCAGCAATGGACAGACGCTCGGCAAATGGTTCGTCCGCATTCGCGTACGCGGCACCGGCAGCAGGCTCCAGCTGCGCGAGCTGCTGATCCGGTACGGCCTGCTGTATGGCGTCGTCGGGGGAGTAAACGCTCTTATGATCAGCATTGGCGCGCGTGGGGGAGGCGGCTCGATTGCCATATTGCCGTTACTATTGGTTGTGTTCGCGATCAACGCCGTCTTCGGCATACATCTCGTCATGTGCCTGTTTAACCGAAAGCGAAAGCTGTTCTACGAACGGCACAGCGCTACGGGCCACATCATTACTCAGAAACCGGTGAAGGCAGCCAGTGGTAAGAACGCCGAAAAATAA
- a CDS encoding CBS domain-containing protein, producing MDIQSFLYPKEEVAYLKTSSNMKEALDKLEASHYSAIPILDDNGLYFGTLSEGDLLWKLKATPGLGFDNMHEISVIAIKKRMKIECVEIGADLDDMLALAADQNFVPVVDDNRVFLGIIRRKDIIAYYTRNIVD from the coding sequence GTGGACATCCAATCGTTTTTATATCCCAAGGAAGAGGTGGCTTATCTTAAGACATCCTCCAATATGAAGGAAGCCTTGGACAAATTAGAGGCGAGCCACTATTCGGCCATTCCTATCTTGGATGACAATGGCTTGTATTTTGGAACGCTGTCCGAAGGAGATTTACTGTGGAAGCTGAAAGCCACGCCCGGCCTCGGCTTTGATAATATGCACGAAATTTCGGTGATCGCCATCAAAAAAAGGATGAAAATCGAATGCGTCGAAATCGGTGCCGATCTGGACGATATGCTGGCGCTGGCGGCTGACCAAAACTTCGTTCCCGTCGTTGACGACAACCGCGTATTCCTCGGCATTATTCGCCGCAAAGACATCATTGCCTACTATACCCGTAATATTGTGGATTAA